A portion of the Vespula vulgaris chromosome 24, iyVesVulg1.1, whole genome shotgun sequence genome contains these proteins:
- the LOC127071923 gene encoding transmembrane protein 120 homolog isoform X2: MCQRNFSSKIQNGLQDNNTRMTLDKDMIRREQQLHEMEQTLPKPNGVYLQIILGSVNVSILNKNDKFKYKDEYEKFKLILSVIGFVLSVLNLFTNVRTLELSLMFLLVWYYCTLTIRESILKVNGSRIKGWWRFHHFLSTVVSAVLLVWPNTGAWYAFRGQFIWFNVYISIVQYLQFRYQHGVLYRLKALGERHNMDITIEGFHSWMWRGLSFLLPFLFVGYFFQLYNAYTLFMLISHPEATWHVSVLSAMFLILFLGNVTTTVMVIPQKLREQVKDHLPGVFTNKSDRRKEISKEEVKSEKSD; this comes from the exons ATGTGTCAAAGGAATTTCTCATCAAAGATACAGAATGg aCTTCAGGACAACAATACGAGAATGACGTTAGATAAAGATATGATAAGAAGAGAGCAGCAATTACATGAAATGGAACAAACTTTACCAAAACCAAATGGTGTATATCTTCAAATTATACTAGGCAGTGTTAATGTTTCTAtactgaataaaaatgataa atttaaATACAAAGATGAATacgaaaaatttaaattaatattatctgtGATTGGTTTTGTACTATCTGTTTTAAATCTGTTTACTAATGTTAG aacaTTGGAACTGAGTTTAATGTTTCTTCTAGTCTGGTATTATTGTACATTAACAATAAGAGAAAGTATTCTTAAAGTAAATGGATCAAGAATTAAAGGTTGGTGGCGGTTTCACCACTTTCTCTCCACTGTGGTATCTGCAGTTTTATTAGTGTGGCCAAATACAGGTGCTTGGTATGCATTTCGAGGTCAATTTATCTGGttcaatgtatatatta gTATAGTACAATATCTACAATTTCGTTATCAGCATGGTGTTCTCTATCGTTTAAAAGCATTAGGTGAAAGACATAATATGGATATTACTATTGAAGGCTTTCATTCTTGGATGTGGCGAGGATTATCATTTCTCCTACCATTTCTGTTTGTTGGATATTTTTTCCAGCTTTATAACGCATATACATTATTCATGTTAATATCTCATCCAGAAGCTACTTGGCATGTGTCAGTTCTTAGTGCTATGTTCTTGATATTATTCCTAGGAAATGTCACAACAACTGTTATGGTTATTCCACAAAAATTAAGAGAACAGGTAAAGGATCATCTTCCTGgagtatttacaaataaatctGATCGCAGAAAGGAAATTTCAAAAGAGGAAGTTAAATCTGAGAAAAGTGATTAA
- the LOC127072256 gene encoding RNA-binding protein 28-like: protein MNSLKNKDIYKQKRRKKRARIIIRNLPFQITQDSLKDYFGKYGKIEEVKILIKADGKPVGCGFIQFEQVQSAAKAIHYANLKPLQGRSIVVDWAIPKHKFNKNKAEDIKDENNVDVTIKKEPDEYDDDDKSIVQPIEKINLSNNSNDNMDVSDKEDEEDMEDLSKEGYQDIKDEEVIEEFLEDKINDEDENMKKNSKCISNDVHEGKTVFLKNVPFSVKNEELKKYMEQFGPVYYALICVDSLTEHSKGTAFVKFKNIEDAEKCLSAGTELRLRDAILEAHRALHKNDITNKNNLKHQKEKDSRNLYLVKEGVIMAGSPAAVGVSATDMAKRLQLERWKSQILRNLNMFVSRVRLVVQNLPASLDDVKLRLIFKKYSGTKAIIREARIMRDLKNIDSKGVGRSKEYGFVTFTKHEDALKALRAINNNPNIFSPHKRPIVAFSIENRIMVNAKQRRIQKSQARNPLYSGNKDQKQNKNVNKMHSIEETKIEDKNELENDKKSFSGVKSKPGETKIRSKFNLKNQGILHSKIIKKEKKAAKHDHSRKTKLEKAKKELKTKQVTKKADAEEANFNKLVNSYKSKLLALGPTRSKWYDTL, encoded by the exons ATGAATTCGTTaaagaataaagatatttataaacaaaaaagacggAAGAAAAGagcaagaataataataagaaatttgcCATTTCAA atCACACAGGATAgtttaaaagattattttggtaaatatggaaaaattgaagaagtaaaaatattaattaaagctGATGGAAAACCTGTTGGTTGTGGATTTATTCAATTCGAGCAAGTACAAAGTGCAGCAAAAGCAATACATTATGCAAACTTAAAGCCACTTCAAGGTAGATCTATTGTAGTTGATTGGGCAATACCtaaacataaatttaataaaaataaagcagaagatataaaagatgaaaataatgttGATGTTACCATTAAGAAAGAACCAGATgaatatgatgatgatgataaatcGATAGTACAacctatagaaaaaataaacctATCAAATAATTCGAATGATAATATGGATGT cTCAGATaaggaagatgaagaggatATGGAAGATTTATCAAAGGAGGGATACCaagatataaaagatgaagaagtgATAGAAGAATTCTTGGAAGACAAAATAAATGACGaagatgaaaatatgaaaaagaattcaaaatGTATTTCCAATGATGTTCACGAAGGAAAAACTGTATTTTTGAAAAACGTACCATTTTCTGTGAAAAATGAagaacttaaaaaatatatggaaCAATTCGGTCCAGTTTATTATGCTCTTATTTGCGTAGACTCTTTAACGGAGCATTCTAAAGGAACAGCTTTCGTTAAATTTAAG AATATAGAAGATGCTGAAAAATGCTTATCAGCGGGAACAGAACTACGTTTACGTGATGCTATTCTCGAAGCACATAGAGCTcttcataaaaatgatattacgaataaaaataatctgaaacatcaaaaagagaaagattcgaGGAATTTATATCTTGTAAAAGAAggag tgATAATGGCTGGAAGTCCAGCTGCGGTAGGTGTATCAGCTACAGATATGGCAAAACGATTACAACTTGAACGTTGGAAATCTCAAATACTGCGTAATTTAAACATGTTTGTTTCAAGGGTACGCCTAGTGGTTCAAAATTTGCCAGCATCATTGGATGATGTTAAActtagattaatttttaaaaaatatagtgGTACTAAGGCAATTATTAGAGag gcAAGAATTATgcgtgatttaaaaaatatagattcgAAGGGTGTAGGAAGGTCTAAAGAATATGGATTCGTAACATTCACCAAACACGAAGATGCTCTCAAAGCTTTACGagctataaataataatccaaaTATTTTTAGTCCGCACAAG aggCCGATAGTTGCCTTTTCAATAGAAAATCGTATCATGGTGAATGCCAAACAAAGAAGAATTCAAAAGAGTCAAGCACGGAATCCACTTTATTCAGGAAATAAAGAtcagaaacaaaataaaaatgtcaatAAAATGCACTCgatagaagaaacgaaaattgaAGATAAGAATGAATtggaaaatgacaaaaaatctTTCTCAGGTGTTAAAAGTAAACCTGGAGAAACGAAGATTAGATCAAaattcaatttgaaaaatcaaGGTATCCTGCacagtaaaataataaagaaagaaaaaaaggcagCAAAACACGATCACagtagaaaaacaaaattggaaaaagcaaagaaagagtTGAAG ACTAAGCAAGTTACTAAAAAAGCTGATGCGGAAGAAGCAAACTTCAATAAACTCGTAAACagttataaaagtaaattattagCATTAGGTCCAACCAGATCAAAATGGTACGACactttataa
- the LOC127071922 gene encoding probable cytochrome P450 301a1, mitochondrial gives MITSSRIYFSPRLPSVFFLSFSKRNKNDKHIINRTLETIAAAVEKHEWTSYRPYAEIPGPKPIPILGNTWRFIPYIGDFKIQSVDKVSKRLHERYGDIVKIENLLGRPDMVFVYDANEIERIFRQEDKMPHRPSMPSLNYYKHVLRKQFFEEDAGIIAVHGESWYNFRSKVQQVMLQPRTAKMYVGSIEEASRSFLLRIESIKNLNDEVPDDFLNEIHKWSLESIARVALDVRLGCLENNANVETQELINAVTIFFKNVGVLELKIPFWRIFNTPTWKKYVNALDTIVRITSKYTDSALTNWKNTSNFTKELSLLERVLALEGNSKLATILALDLFLVGIDTTSNAVGSVLYQLAIHRDKQEIAYKEISNVLPPRDKPIEAIHLENLKYLKACIKETLRMYPVVIGNGRCMTKDTVISGYHVPKGVQVIFQHYVISNLDKYFPRSNEFYPERWLQDDGVRHAFASLPFGYGKRMCLGRRFAELEMIIVISKILQYYKIEYHHKKLDYYIDPMYTPKGPLKLKFINR, from the exons ATGATAACTTCGTCCAG AATTTACTTTTCGCCGAGACTTCCCTCCGTCTTTTTTCTAAGCTTTTCGAAGCGTAATAAAAACGACAAACACATTATTAATAGAACTTTAGAAACTATAGCAGCTGCAGTTGAAAAACACGAGTGGACGAGTTATCGTCCGTACGCGGAAATACCAGGACCAAAACCAATTCCCATTTTGGGAAATACATGGCGTTTTATTCCTTACATAG GTGATTTTAAGATACAATCGGTGGACAAAGTATCAAAAAGATTACACGAACGATATGGAGATATCgttaaaatcgaaaatttacTTGGCAGACCGGATATGGTTTTCGTTTACGATGCTAACgagatcgaacgaattttcCGACAAGAAGATAAAATGCCTCATCGACCGTCCATGCCTtctcttaattattataaacacgttttaagaaaacaatttttcgaaGAAGATGCTGGTATTATCGCTGT TCACGGAGAGAGTTGGTATAATTTCCGTAGCAAAGTGCAACAAGTAATGTTGCAACCAAGAACAGCAAAAATGTACGTCGGTTCAATTGAGGAAGCCAGTCGGTCGTTCCTATTAAG GATAGAAAGTATTAAGAATTTAAATGACGAAGTACCTGATGATTTTCTAAATGAGATACATAAGTGGTCGCTTGAGT cTATCGCACGAGTCGCATTAGACGTCCGTTTAGGTTGCTTAGAAAACAATGCTAATGTCGAAACACAGGAATTAATAAACGCTGTTactatatttttcaagaacgTTGGCGTTCTAGAATTGAAAATACCTTTTTGGAGGATCTTTAATACACCTACatggaaaaaatatgttaatgcACTCGATACCATTGTACG AATTACGTCAAAATATACGGATTCTGCATTGACGAATTGGAAAAATACATCAAATTTTACTAAAGAATTATCTTTATTGGAAAGAGTTTTGGCTTTAGAAGGAAATTCGAAATTGGCTACCATTTTAGCACTTGATTTATTTCTGGTTGGCATTGACACt ACTTCGAACGCCGTTGGATCGGTATTGTATCAATTGGCGATACATCGAGATAAACAAGAAATTGCttacaaagaaatatctaATGTACTTCCGCCAAGAGATAAACCAATAGAGGCAATACATTtggaaaatttaaaatatttgaaagctTGTATAAAAGAAACCTTAAG aatgTATCCTGTTGTAATTGGAAATGGACGATGTATGACTAAAGATACAGTGATCAGTGGTTATCATGTACCTAAAGGA GTGCAAGTTATTTTTCAACATTACGTCATAAGTAATCTAGACAAATATTTTCCACGAAGCAATGAATTTTATCCTGAGAGATGGTTACAAGATGATGGTGTACGACATGCGTTTGCATCGCTTCCTTTTGGTTATGGTAAACGTATGTGTCTAGGACGACGATTCGCCGAATTGGAAATGATTATAGTAATCAGTAAG ATCCTGCAGTATTACAAAATAGAATatcatcataaaaaattagattattatatcgaCCCGATGTACACACCTAAAGGACCactgaaattaaaatttattaacagataa
- the LOC127071923 gene encoding transmembrane protein 120 homolog isoform X1, giving the protein MDTDVESCLKDWNDLARDYKELEALNREYLAKLEEVRELQAKCVKGISHQRYRMGIISKSLKQLQDNNTRMTLDKDMIRREQQLHEMEQTLPKPNGVYLQIILGSVNVSILNKNDKFKYKDEYEKFKLILSVIGFVLSVLNLFTNVRTLELSLMFLLVWYYCTLTIRESILKVNGSRIKGWWRFHHFLSTVVSAVLLVWPNTGAWYAFRGQFIWFNVYISIVQYLQFRYQHGVLYRLKALGERHNMDITIEGFHSWMWRGLSFLLPFLFVGYFFQLYNAYTLFMLISHPEATWHVSVLSAMFLILFLGNVTTTVMVIPQKLREQVKDHLPGVFTNKSDRRKEISKEEVKSEKSD; this is encoded by the exons atggACACCGACGTTGAATCTTGTTTAAAAGATTGGAATGATTTAGCACGAGATTACAAGGAGTTAGAG gcATTGAATAGGGAATATCTTGCTAAATTAGAAGAAGTTAGAGAACTACAAGCAAAATGTGTCAAAGGAATTTCTCATCAAAGATACAGAATGggtattatttcaaaatctcTCAAACA aCTTCAGGACAACAATACGAGAATGACGTTAGATAAAGATATGATAAGAAGAGAGCAGCAATTACATGAAATGGAACAAACTTTACCAAAACCAAATGGTGTATATCTTCAAATTATACTAGGCAGTGTTAATGTTTCTAtactgaataaaaatgataa atttaaATACAAAGATGAATacgaaaaatttaaattaatattatctgtGATTGGTTTTGTACTATCTGTTTTAAATCTGTTTACTAATGTTAG aacaTTGGAACTGAGTTTAATGTTTCTTCTAGTCTGGTATTATTGTACATTAACAATAAGAGAAAGTATTCTTAAAGTAAATGGATCAAGAATTAAAGGTTGGTGGCGGTTTCACCACTTTCTCTCCACTGTGGTATCTGCAGTTTTATTAGTGTGGCCAAATACAGGTGCTTGGTATGCATTTCGAGGTCAATTTATCTGGttcaatgtatatatta gTATAGTACAATATCTACAATTTCGTTATCAGCATGGTGTTCTCTATCGTTTAAAAGCATTAGGTGAAAGACATAATATGGATATTACTATTGAAGGCTTTCATTCTTGGATGTGGCGAGGATTATCATTTCTCCTACCATTTCTGTTTGTTGGATATTTTTTCCAGCTTTATAACGCATATACATTATTCATGTTAATATCTCATCCAGAAGCTACTTGGCATGTGTCAGTTCTTAGTGCTATGTTCTTGATATTATTCCTAGGAAATGTCACAACAACTGTTATGGTTATTCCACAAAAATTAAGAGAACAGGTAAAGGATCATCTTCCTGgagtatttacaaataaatctGATCGCAGAAAGGAAATTTCAAAAGAGGAAGTTAAATCTGAGAAAAGTGATTAA